The Gopherus flavomarginatus isolate rGopFla2 chromosome 25, rGopFla2.mat.asm, whole genome shotgun sequence genome has a segment encoding these proteins:
- the LOC127040598 gene encoding zinc finger protein 154-like isoform X4, which yields MLKIRLEAPGEHLACQGKAEEERQSAELLKQTEAERQKIVAEWKELRGFLEEQEQLLLSQLEELARAIVRRRDEGVSRPSGEISLIGEEGQQQSRSQTPQGAGHTESSREDGPFQKPEPGFAELEKRLSDFSLKSAILQEVLLGFKETLRLELEHHTGFPVSKPADVSQLEQGEDPWVLGLQGSEEREIQGGACQAGEGAVSKSKEENPQQKDHELVEPPGMFSERFKGNVHWSRERRKSHESQQRNQPGDCRGSGKDLQETTTQQRIPPGERKNTCTECEKTFSSRSNLITHWRIHTGNRPYKCSECGKSFNQRSNLIKHWRIHTGNRPFKCHDCGKSFTDSSNLTQHQRTHVGERPYRCSECGKSFTRSSDLIRHETIHTGDRPFKCSKCGKSFNDRSNLITHQRTHMGERPYRCSECGKSFSVSSSLITHWRIHTGERPYECCECGKSFTRSSDLIRHETIHTGDRPFKCSKCGKSFNDRSNLIRHQRIHKGQ from the exons AAACAGACTGAAGCTGAGAGGCAGAAGATTGTTGCGGAGTGGAAGGAGCTGCGAGGGTTcctggaggagcaggagcagctccTGCTGTCCCAGCTGGAGGAGCTAGCCAGAGCCATTGTCAGGAGAAGGGACGAGGGCGTCTCCAGACCGTCCGGGGAGATTTCCCTGATCGGagaggaggggcagcagcagtCGAGGAGCCAAACCCCGCAG GGTGCTGGACACACTGAGAGCAG CAGGGAGGATGGGCCGTTTCAGAAGCCAGAGCCGGGGTTTGcggagctggagaagagactcagcgatttctctctgaaaagtgccatcctgcaggaggtgctgctgggattcaaag agACTCTgcggctggagctggagcaccacACAG ggtttccagtttccaaacctgctgatgtctcccagctggaacaaggggaagatcCATGGGTCCTGGGTCTCCAGggctcagaggaaagagagatccaggGAGGTGCCTGCCAGG caggtgaAGGGGCAGTAAGTAAGAGCAAGGAGGAGAATCCTCAGCAGAAAGATCACGAGCTAGTGGAACCACCCGGGATGTTTTCAGAAAGATTTAAAGGGAACGTTCACTGGAGTCGTGAGCGGAGAAAAAGTCATGAGAGTCAGCAGAGAAATCAGCCAGGGGATTGTCGGGGAAGTGGCAAGGATCTCCAGGAAACCACAACCCAGCAGAGAATCCccccaggagagagaaaaaacaccTGCACCGAGTGTGAGAAAACCTTCAGTAGTCGCTCCAACCTTATTACACactggagaatccacacaggaaatAGACCCTATAAatgctcagagtgcgggaaaagcttcaatcagcgtTCAAACCTTATTAAACATTGGAGGATCCACACAGGAAATAGACCCTTTAAATGCcacgactgtgggaaaagtttcactgaCAGCTCGAACCTTACTCAGCATCAGAGAACCCACGTGGGGGAGAGACCCTATAGatgctcagagtgcgggaaaagcttcactcggaGCTCAGACCTTATCAGACATGagacaatccacacaggagacagACCTTTTAAATGCTccaagtgtgggaaaagtttcaacgACCGCTCCAACCTTATTACACATCAGAGAACCCACATGGGGGAGAGACCTTATAGATGCtccgagtgcgggaaaagcttcagtgtgAGCTCCAGCCTGATTACACATTGGAGAATCCATACAGGAGAGCGACCCTATGAATGctgcgagtgcgggaaaagcttcactcggaGCTCAGACCTGATCAGACACGAGACAATCCATACAGGAGACAGACCCTTTAAATGCTccaagtgtgggaaaagcttcaatgacCGATCaaaccttattaggcatcagaggatccacaaaGGACAGTAA
- the LOC127040598 gene encoding zinc finger protein 154-like isoform X1, whose translation MAGAGGSARRLLRPRRQRGGEEAPGEHLACQGKAEEERQSAELLKQTEAERQKIVAEWKELRGFLEEQEQLLLSQLEELARAIVRRRDEGVSRPSGEISLIGEEGQQQSRSQTPQGAGHTESSREDGPFQKPEPGFAELEKRLSDFSLKSAILQEVLLGFKETLRLELEHHTGFPVSKPADVSQLEQGEDPWVLGLQGSEEREIQGGACQAGEGAVSKSKEENPQQKDHELVEPPGMFSERFKGNVHWSRERRKSHESQQRNQPGDCRGSGKDLQETTTQQRIPPGERKNTCTECEKTFSSRSNLITHWRIHTGNRPYKCSECGKSFNQRSNLIKHWRIHTGNRPFKCHDCGKSFTDSSNLTQHQRTHVGERPYRCSECGKSFTRSSDLIRHETIHTGDRPFKCSKCGKSFNDRSNLITHQRTHMGERPYRCSECGKSFSVSSSLITHWRIHTGERPYECCECGKSFTRSSDLIRHETIHTGDRPFKCSKCGKSFNDRSNLIRHQRIHKGQ comes from the exons AAACAGACTGAAGCTGAGAGGCAGAAGATTGTTGCGGAGTGGAAGGAGCTGCGAGGGTTcctggaggagcaggagcagctccTGCTGTCCCAGCTGGAGGAGCTAGCCAGAGCCATTGTCAGGAGAAGGGACGAGGGCGTCTCCAGACCGTCCGGGGAGATTTCCCTGATCGGagaggaggggcagcagcagtCGAGGAGCCAAACCCCGCAG GGTGCTGGACACACTGAGAGCAG CAGGGAGGATGGGCCGTTTCAGAAGCCAGAGCCGGGGTTTGcggagctggagaagagactcagcgatttctctctgaaaagtgccatcctgcaggaggtgctgctgggattcaaag agACTCTgcggctggagctggagcaccacACAG ggtttccagtttccaaacctgctgatgtctcccagctggaacaaggggaagatcCATGGGTCCTGGGTCTCCAGggctcagaggaaagagagatccaggGAGGTGCCTGCCAGG caggtgaAGGGGCAGTAAGTAAGAGCAAGGAGGAGAATCCTCAGCAGAAAGATCACGAGCTAGTGGAACCACCCGGGATGTTTTCAGAAAGATTTAAAGGGAACGTTCACTGGAGTCGTGAGCGGAGAAAAAGTCATGAGAGTCAGCAGAGAAATCAGCCAGGGGATTGTCGGGGAAGTGGCAAGGATCTCCAGGAAACCACAACCCAGCAGAGAATCCccccaggagagagaaaaaacaccTGCACCGAGTGTGAGAAAACCTTCAGTAGTCGCTCCAACCTTATTACACactggagaatccacacaggaaatAGACCCTATAAatgctcagagtgcgggaaaagcttcaatcagcgtTCAAACCTTATTAAACATTGGAGGATCCACACAGGAAATAGACCCTTTAAATGCcacgactgtgggaaaagtttcactgaCAGCTCGAACCTTACTCAGCATCAGAGAACCCACGTGGGGGAGAGACCCTATAGatgctcagagtgcgggaaaagcttcactcggaGCTCAGACCTTATCAGACATGagacaatccacacaggagacagACCTTTTAAATGCTccaagtgtgggaaaagtttcaacgACCGCTCCAACCTTATTACACATCAGAGAACCCACATGGGGGAGAGACCTTATAGATGCtccgagtgcgggaaaagcttcagtgtgAGCTCCAGCCTGATTACACATTGGAGAATCCATACAGGAGAGCGACCCTATGAATGctgcgagtgcgggaaaagcttcactcggaGCTCAGACCTGATCAGACACGAGACAATCCATACAGGAGACAGACCCTTTAAATGCTccaagtgtgggaaaagcttcaatgacCGATCaaaccttattaggcatcagaggatccacaaaGGACAGTAA
- the LOC127040598 gene encoding zinc finger protein 154-like isoform X2: MAGAGGSARRLLRPRRQRGGEEAPGEHLACQGKAEEERQSAELLKQTEAERQKIVAEWKELRGFLEEQEQLLLSQLEELARAIVRRRDEGVSRPSGEISLIGEEGQQQSRSQTPQGAGHTESSREDGPFQKPEPGFAELEKRLSDFSLKSAILQEVLLGFKETLRLELEHHTGFPVSKPADVSQLEQGEDPWVLGLQGSEEREIQGGACQGEGAVSKSKEENPQQKDHELVEPPGMFSERFKGNVHWSRERRKSHESQQRNQPGDCRGSGKDLQETTTQQRIPPGERKNTCTECEKTFSSRSNLITHWRIHTGNRPYKCSECGKSFNQRSNLIKHWRIHTGNRPFKCHDCGKSFTDSSNLTQHQRTHVGERPYRCSECGKSFTRSSDLIRHETIHTGDRPFKCSKCGKSFNDRSNLITHQRTHMGERPYRCSECGKSFSVSSSLITHWRIHTGERPYECCECGKSFTRSSDLIRHETIHTGDRPFKCSKCGKSFNDRSNLIRHQRIHKGQ, from the exons AAACAGACTGAAGCTGAGAGGCAGAAGATTGTTGCGGAGTGGAAGGAGCTGCGAGGGTTcctggaggagcaggagcagctccTGCTGTCCCAGCTGGAGGAGCTAGCCAGAGCCATTGTCAGGAGAAGGGACGAGGGCGTCTCCAGACCGTCCGGGGAGATTTCCCTGATCGGagaggaggggcagcagcagtCGAGGAGCCAAACCCCGCAG GGTGCTGGACACACTGAGAGCAG CAGGGAGGATGGGCCGTTTCAGAAGCCAGAGCCGGGGTTTGcggagctggagaagagactcagcgatttctctctgaaaagtgccatcctgcaggaggtgctgctgggattcaaag agACTCTgcggctggagctggagcaccacACAG ggtttccagtttccaaacctgctgatgtctcccagctggaacaaggggaagatcCATGGGTCCTGGGTCTCCAGggctcagaggaaagagagatccaggGAGGTGCCTGCCAGG gtgaAGGGGCAGTAAGTAAGAGCAAGGAGGAGAATCCTCAGCAGAAAGATCACGAGCTAGTGGAACCACCCGGGATGTTTTCAGAAAGATTTAAAGGGAACGTTCACTGGAGTCGTGAGCGGAGAAAAAGTCATGAGAGTCAGCAGAGAAATCAGCCAGGGGATTGTCGGGGAAGTGGCAAGGATCTCCAGGAAACCACAACCCAGCAGAGAATCCccccaggagagagaaaaaacaccTGCACCGAGTGTGAGAAAACCTTCAGTAGTCGCTCCAACCTTATTACACactggagaatccacacaggaaatAGACCCTATAAatgctcagagtgcgggaaaagcttcaatcagcgtTCAAACCTTATTAAACATTGGAGGATCCACACAGGAAATAGACCCTTTAAATGCcacgactgtgggaaaagtttcactgaCAGCTCGAACCTTACTCAGCATCAGAGAACCCACGTGGGGGAGAGACCCTATAGatgctcagagtgcgggaaaagcttcactcggaGCTCAGACCTTATCAGACATGagacaatccacacaggagacagACCTTTTAAATGCTccaagtgtgggaaaagtttcaacgACCGCTCCAACCTTATTACACATCAGAGAACCCACATGGGGGAGAGACCTTATAGATGCtccgagtgcgggaaaagcttcagtgtgAGCTCCAGCCTGATTACACATTGGAGAATCCATACAGGAGAGCGACCCTATGAATGctgcgagtgcgggaaaagcttcactcggaGCTCAGACCTGATCAGACACGAGACAATCCATACAGGAGACAGACCCTTTAAATGCTccaagtgtgggaaaagcttcaatgacCGATCaaaccttattaggcatcagaggatccacaaaGGACAGTAA
- the LOC127040598 gene encoding zinc finger protein 436-like isoform X3 produces the protein MAGAGGSARRLLRPRRQRGGEEAPGEHLACQGKAEEERQSAELLKQTEAERQKIVAEWKELRGFLEEQEQLLLSQLEELARAIVRRRDEGVSRPSGEISLIGEEGQQQSRSQTPQGAGHTESREDGPFQKPEPGFAELEKRLSDFSLKSAILQEVLLGFKETLRLELEHHTGFPVSKPADVSQLEQGEDPWVLGLQGSEEREIQGGACQAGEGAVSKSKEENPQQKDHELVEPPGMFSERFKGNVHWSRERRKSHESQQRNQPGDCRGSGKDLQETTTQQRIPPGERKNTCTECEKTFSSRSNLITHWRIHTGNRPYKCSECGKSFNQRSNLIKHWRIHTGNRPFKCHDCGKSFTDSSNLTQHQRTHVGERPYRCSECGKSFTRSSDLIRHETIHTGDRPFKCSKCGKSFNDRSNLITHQRTHMGERPYRCSECGKSFSVSSSLITHWRIHTGERPYECCECGKSFTRSSDLIRHETIHTGDRPFKCSKCGKSFNDRSNLIRHQRIHKGQ, from the exons AAACAGACTGAAGCTGAGAGGCAGAAGATTGTTGCGGAGTGGAAGGAGCTGCGAGGGTTcctggaggagcaggagcagctccTGCTGTCCCAGCTGGAGGAGCTAGCCAGAGCCATTGTCAGGAGAAGGGACGAGGGCGTCTCCAGACCGTCCGGGGAGATTTCCCTGATCGGagaggaggggcagcagcagtCGAGGAGCCAAACCCCGCAG GGTGCTGGACACACTGAGAGCAG GGAGGATGGGCCGTTTCAGAAGCCAGAGCCGGGGTTTGcggagctggagaagagactcagcgatttctctctgaaaagtgccatcctgcaggaggtgctgctgggattcaaag agACTCTgcggctggagctggagcaccacACAG ggtttccagtttccaaacctgctgatgtctcccagctggaacaaggggaagatcCATGGGTCCTGGGTCTCCAGggctcagaggaaagagagatccaggGAGGTGCCTGCCAGG caggtgaAGGGGCAGTAAGTAAGAGCAAGGAGGAGAATCCTCAGCAGAAAGATCACGAGCTAGTGGAACCACCCGGGATGTTTTCAGAAAGATTTAAAGGGAACGTTCACTGGAGTCGTGAGCGGAGAAAAAGTCATGAGAGTCAGCAGAGAAATCAGCCAGGGGATTGTCGGGGAAGTGGCAAGGATCTCCAGGAAACCACAACCCAGCAGAGAATCCccccaggagagagaaaaaacaccTGCACCGAGTGTGAGAAAACCTTCAGTAGTCGCTCCAACCTTATTACACactggagaatccacacaggaaatAGACCCTATAAatgctcagagtgcgggaaaagcttcaatcagcgtTCAAACCTTATTAAACATTGGAGGATCCACACAGGAAATAGACCCTTTAAATGCcacgactgtgggaaaagtttcactgaCAGCTCGAACCTTACTCAGCATCAGAGAACCCACGTGGGGGAGAGACCCTATAGatgctcagagtgcgggaaaagcttcactcggaGCTCAGACCTTATCAGACATGagacaatccacacaggagacagACCTTTTAAATGCTccaagtgtgggaaaagtttcaacgACCGCTCCAACCTTATTACACATCAGAGAACCCACATGGGGGAGAGACCTTATAGATGCtccgagtgcgggaaaagcttcagtgtgAGCTCCAGCCTGATTACACATTGGAGAATCCATACAGGAGAGCGACCCTATGAATGctgcgagtgcgggaaaagcttcactcggaGCTCAGACCTGATCAGACACGAGACAATCCATACAGGAGACAGACCCTTTAAATGCTccaagtgtgggaaaagcttcaatgacCGATCaaaccttattaggcatcagaggatccacaaaGGACAGTAA